Proteins encoded by one window of Streptomyces sp. NBC_01477:
- a CDS encoding IclR family transcriptional regulator, translated as MQNSGVPRSGDEPGPEPKYLVKTVARAAELLEVLAAGRPGAGLSVTEVAQRSGVSKSAAFGLLQTLRHYGLVADEGEGMNRRYRLGMALARLGDRAQAQVSLRDVARPVLRDLTAATGLTSRVAVPQDGQAVIVDQVDSDGALRLDLRMGGRELPHCTGIGKALLAALPERQARDLIAATGLPRRTSRTITDEATLFAHLADIRATGYALDDEEDADGIFCIGSVVRDHRDRCVGAVSITGLKLDLPGWRFRELGLQVKEFANRISLSLGYGATGPLPAGLPAVAEGP; from the coding sequence ATGCAGAACAGTGGTGTTCCACGGTCCGGTGACGAGCCCGGCCCGGAGCCGAAATACCTGGTGAAGACGGTGGCCAGGGCCGCGGAGCTGCTGGAGGTGCTCGCCGCCGGCCGGCCGGGCGCCGGGCTGAGCGTCACGGAGGTGGCGCAGCGCAGCGGCGTCTCGAAGAGCGCCGCGTTCGGCCTGCTCCAGACCCTGCGCCACTACGGCCTGGTCGCCGACGAGGGCGAGGGCATGAACCGCCGCTACCGGCTCGGCATGGCGCTCGCCCGGCTCGGCGACCGGGCGCAGGCCCAGGTCTCGCTGCGCGACGTGGCGCGCCCGGTCCTGCGCGACCTCACCGCCGCCACCGGCCTCACCTCGCGCGTCGCGGTGCCCCAGGACGGCCAGGCGGTGATCGTCGACCAGGTCGACAGCGACGGCGCGCTCCGGCTCGACCTGCGCATGGGCGGGCGGGAACTGCCGCACTGCACAGGAATCGGCAAGGCGCTGCTGGCGGCGCTGCCCGAGCGGCAGGCCAGGGACCTGATCGCGGCGACCGGGCTGCCCCGCCGCACCTCGCGCACCATCACCGACGAGGCGACCCTCTTCGCGCACCTGGCGGACATCCGCGCCACCGGCTACGCGCTGGACGACGAGGAGGACGCCGACGGGATCTTCTGCATCGGCAGCGTGGTCCGCGACCACCGCGACAGATGTGTCGGAGCAGTCAGCATCACCGGTCTGAAGCTGGATCTGCCCGGCTGGCGGTTCCGCGAACTCGGTTTGCAGGTGAAGGAGTTCGCCAACCGGATCAGCCTGAGCCTGGGGTACGGCGCCACCGGGCCGTTGCCCGCGGGACTGCCCGCGGTCGCCGAAGGGCCTTGA
- a CDS encoding aspartate aminotransferase family protein: protein MTLAERARRVIPGGVNSGQRSIPGLTDLVIARTAGSRFWDSDGREFTDYHAAFGPPLLGHNDPDVAAATAEAAGRLGLTGVAVTEGEVLLAEQLTELIPSVDKVLLTSTGSEATFHALRVARAATGRRLVVKFQGCYHGWHDSVSLNVISAPDRIGRQDPTSAGILPEVLDATLVLRFNDHAAVRQVFAEHGADIAAVIVEPVPHNVGTLLPTGEFLRALREECTAAGSVLVFDEVITGFRHALGGYQAISGITPDLTTLGKAIANGAPIGALGGRADLMDLFSTRPGGPAFFAGTYNGHPLPVAAALATVRKLREEPVHEHVFRLGERVRTGLAALYRRLDVPAVVTGYGSVFVTYFMPGPEPRSYDDLLANDTALFVGYRRHLAGLGVFELPLNLKRSHLSYAHNDADVDRLLEATEVAVTRTLAEGGPRDLAHTSTMGGAGTTTGTH from the coding sequence ATGACGCTCGCCGAGCGTGCCCGCCGGGTCATACCGGGCGGTGTCAACAGCGGCCAGCGCAGCATTCCCGGCCTGACCGACCTGGTGATCGCCCGCACCGCGGGGTCCCGGTTCTGGGACAGCGACGGCCGGGAGTTCACCGACTACCACGCCGCGTTCGGGCCGCCCCTGCTCGGCCACAACGACCCGGACGTCGCCGCCGCGACCGCCGAGGCGGCGGGAAGGCTCGGCCTGACCGGGGTGGCCGTCACCGAGGGCGAGGTCCTGCTCGCCGAACAGCTCACCGAGCTGATCCCCTCGGTGGACAAGGTGCTGCTCACCAGCACCGGCAGCGAGGCCACCTTCCACGCGCTGCGGGTCGCCAGGGCGGCCACCGGGCGGCGCCTGGTGGTGAAGTTCCAGGGCTGCTACCACGGCTGGCACGACTCGGTGAGCCTCAACGTCATCTCGGCTCCCGACCGGATCGGCCGCCAGGACCCGACCTCCGCCGGCATCCTCCCCGAGGTGCTGGACGCCACCTTGGTGCTGCGCTTCAACGACCACGCGGCCGTACGGCAGGTGTTCGCCGAGCACGGCGCCGACATCGCGGCGGTCATCGTCGAGCCCGTCCCGCACAACGTCGGCACCCTGCTGCCCACCGGCGAGTTCCTGCGCGCGCTGCGCGAGGAGTGCACCGCGGCCGGCAGCGTGCTGGTCTTCGACGAGGTGATCACCGGCTTCCGGCACGCCCTCGGCGGCTACCAGGCGATCAGCGGGATCACCCCCGACCTGACCACGCTGGGCAAGGCCATCGCCAACGGCGCCCCGATCGGCGCGCTGGGCGGCCGGGCGGACCTGATGGACCTGTTCAGCACCCGCCCCGGCGGCCCCGCCTTCTTCGCCGGCACCTACAACGGCCACCCGCTGCCGGTCGCCGCCGCCCTGGCCACCGTGCGCAAGCTGCGCGAGGAGCCGGTGCACGAGCACGTCTTCCGGCTGGGGGAGCGGGTACGCACCGGACTCGCCGCCCTCTACCGGCGGTTGGACGTGCCCGCGGTGGTCACCGGCTACGGCTCGGTCTTCGTCACCTACTTCATGCCGGGACCCGAGCCGCGCTCCTACGACGACCTGCTCGCCAACGACACCGCCCTCTTCGTCGGCTACCGCCGCCACCTCGCCGGCCTCGGCGTCTTCGAGCTGCCGCTCAACCTCAAGCGCAGCCATCTGTCCTACGCCCACAACGACGCCGACGTGGACCGGCTGCTGGAGGCCACCGAGGTCGCGGTCACGCGCACCCTCGCCGAGGGCGGCCCCCGCGACCTCGCCCACACCTCCACCATGGGCGGCGCCGGCACGACGACGGGAACGCACTGA
- a CDS encoding peptidase C14, with amino-acid sequence MDFRQFGLFDGSTPADAALDAMVQDPSVHRVEARTDLNFTKRHTFSRSRIELDFGGNRVTTRGIEKNTDDNPFGAVLYFRGTVGTTTVRSTLSAPMPDLADVFEVPDSKTFAVGQWWSVEIDAAAGTGLYEKEVQKLVQVTEIVDEGRIRVNYKIGWDLAAGRTFTWKHVEPVERAHVRDMVFEGVADVPDGDTLTGSHPVAYEYAVSCDVSGIDATGTFWPVVMRRWCTYFRTSECRLKNPASVTWGGAGYLTQQIYCLYGHVEDCHVANSRHLNDWTASAYGYVTNCHGDGDDQGPFVTHGQFEHDLTYTGNSGLMTFANSGTAWGGAAKRITVRKHACSWFVARTNVTDLTLEDMLVIGNSQAGSGMIWVNADGAQLRGCVASGPLVVSQSSRRSKRPTVIADSAFVQGKASEVTAATVTADVHLLRVTLNGLDGAQFNGAGRLVLDHCAFTGASASAGPGTVAHTETTVHGGSYTDTGLLLKSAKDQRLWIDGGAVFSGTNSAAAFLSGSAGDRTVSWQLDGLDSRTADPGTAHVLITGGVNRYRAGGSVFTGGRLDLAPAAFAGAGHLLHTGCTEDGVTRTRMPAEGARIQHTAGNLIL; translated from the coding sequence CTGGACTTCCGCCAGTTCGGCCTGTTCGACGGCTCCACCCCGGCCGACGCGGCCCTGGACGCGATGGTCCAGGACCCGTCCGTCCACCGGGTCGAGGCCCGCACCGACCTGAACTTCACCAAGCGCCACACCTTCTCGCGCTCCCGCATCGAGCTGGACTTCGGCGGCAACCGGGTCACCACCCGCGGCATCGAGAAGAACACCGACGACAACCCCTTCGGCGCGGTCCTGTACTTCCGCGGCACGGTCGGCACCACCACCGTCAGGTCCACGCTGTCGGCGCCGATGCCCGACCTCGCCGACGTCTTCGAGGTGCCCGACAGCAAAACCTTCGCCGTCGGCCAGTGGTGGAGCGTGGAGATCGACGCCGCCGCGGGCACCGGCCTGTACGAGAAGGAGGTGCAGAAACTCGTCCAGGTCACCGAGATCGTCGACGAAGGCCGCATCCGGGTCAACTACAAGATCGGCTGGGACCTGGCCGCCGGGCGGACCTTCACCTGGAAGCACGTCGAACCGGTCGAGCGCGCCCATGTGCGCGACATGGTCTTCGAGGGCGTCGCGGACGTCCCGGACGGCGACACCCTCACCGGCTCCCACCCTGTCGCCTACGAGTACGCGGTCTCCTGCGACGTCTCGGGGATCGACGCCACCGGCACCTTCTGGCCGGTGGTCATGCGCCGCTGGTGCACCTACTTCCGCACCTCCGAGTGCCGGCTGAAGAACCCGGCCTCGGTCACCTGGGGCGGCGCCGGCTACCTCACCCAGCAGATCTACTGCCTGTACGGGCACGTCGAGGACTGCCACGTCGCCAACTCCCGGCACCTCAACGACTGGACCGCCTCCGCCTACGGCTACGTCACCAACTGCCACGGCGACGGCGACGACCAGGGGCCCTTCGTCACCCACGGCCAGTTCGAGCACGACCTCACCTACACCGGCAACTCCGGGCTGATGACCTTCGCCAACTCCGGTACGGCCTGGGGCGGCGCGGCCAAGCGGATCACCGTCCGCAAGCACGCCTGCTCGTGGTTCGTGGCACGGACCAACGTCACCGACCTGACGCTGGAGGACATGCTCGTCATCGGCAACTCCCAGGCCGGCTCCGGCATGATCTGGGTCAACGCCGACGGCGCCCAGCTGCGCGGCTGCGTCGCCTCGGGCCCGCTGGTGGTCTCCCAGTCCTCCCGGCGCTCCAAGCGGCCCACCGTCATCGCCGACTCGGCCTTCGTCCAGGGCAAAGCCTCCGAGGTCACCGCCGCCACCGTGACCGCCGACGTGCACCTGCTGCGGGTCACGTTGAACGGCCTGGACGGCGCGCAGTTCAACGGCGCCGGCCGGCTGGTCCTGGACCACTGCGCCTTCACCGGCGCCTCCGCGTCGGCCGGCCCCGGCACCGTCGCGCACACCGAGACCACGGTGCACGGCGGCAGCTACACCGACACCGGCCTGCTGCTGAAGTCCGCGAAGGACCAGCGGCTGTGGATCGACGGCGGCGCCGTCTTCAGCGGAACCAACAGCGCCGCCGCCTTCCTGTCGGGCAGCGCCGGGGACCGCACCGTGAGCTGGCAGCTCGACGGGCTCGACTCGCGCACCGCCGACCCGGGGACGGCGCACGTACTGATCACCGGCGGCGTCAACCGCTACCGCGCGGGCGGGTCGGTCTTCACCGGAGGGCGCCTCGACCTCGCCCCCGCCGCCTTCGCCGGCGCCGGACACCTGCTGCACACCGGCTGCACCGAGGACGGCGTCACCAGGACACGGATGCCGGCCGAGGGCGCCCGGATCCAGCACACCGCGGGCAACCTCATCCTCTGA
- a CDS encoding Gfo/Idh/MocA family protein, with protein sequence MAHSPTSPADTPIPGRPVRIALVGAGNRGLTYADWIHAHPEQARLTVVADPRPEARALARASAEYADWRELLAATVAGGEPLADGVIVATQDRDHVEPVLALARAGYAIMTEKPLAPTEAECRAVVEGVEAAGVPFAVCHVMRYTPYTDLVKQVVDSGVLGQITGLDHLEPVGWWHYAHSYVRGPWRREDLSSPMVLAKSSHDLDWIAYVTGRRIETVASFGSLTHFRPENAPPGAADTCLTCAAEPGCPYSAPKLYYPALRRTGGAWPIDHVTAHARGPQDEAVLTEALRTGRYGRCVYRADNDVVDNQVVAMRLSGGATAVFTMSAFTEQTHRQTRIFGSHGWLRGDGERVTVHDFRDDTTRVLQVDASGSNAADGHGGGDTVLVASFVTALATGDRSHIRSGPADSLGSHLAAFAAERSRHHGTVETVPAR encoded by the coding sequence ATGGCACACAGCCCGACCAGCCCCGCCGACACCCCGATCCCGGGACGTCCGGTCCGGATCGCCCTCGTGGGCGCCGGCAACCGCGGACTCACGTACGCCGACTGGATCCACGCCCACCCCGAACAGGCCCGGCTGACCGTCGTCGCCGACCCCAGGCCCGAGGCCCGGGCGCTCGCGCGCGCCTCGGCCGAGTACGCCGACTGGCGCGAACTGCTCGCGGCGACCGTGGCGGGCGGCGAACCGCTGGCCGACGGGGTGATCGTGGCCACCCAGGACCGCGACCACGTCGAACCGGTGCTCGCGCTGGCCCGCGCGGGCTACGCCATCATGACCGAGAAGCCGCTCGCCCCCACCGAGGCGGAGTGCCGCGCCGTCGTCGAGGGCGTCGAGGCGGCCGGGGTGCCCTTCGCGGTGTGCCACGTGATGCGCTACACCCCGTACACCGACCTGGTGAAGCAGGTGGTCGACAGCGGTGTGCTCGGGCAGATCACCGGGCTCGACCACCTCGAACCGGTCGGCTGGTGGCACTACGCCCACAGCTACGTCCGGGGGCCGTGGCGCCGCGAGGACCTGTCCTCGCCGATGGTCCTCGCCAAGTCCAGCCACGACCTGGACTGGATCGCCTACGTCACCGGCCGCCGGATCGAGACCGTGGCGAGCTTCGGCTCGCTGACCCACTTCCGGCCGGAGAACGCCCCGCCCGGCGCCGCGGACACCTGCCTCACCTGCGCGGCGGAACCCGGCTGCCCCTACTCCGCACCCAAGCTCTACTACCCCGCCCTGCGCCGCACCGGCGGCGCCTGGCCGATCGACCACGTCACCGCCCACGCCAGGGGACCCCAGGACGAAGCCGTCCTCACCGAGGCGCTGCGCACCGGCCGCTACGGACGCTGCGTCTACCGCGCCGACAACGACGTGGTGGACAACCAGGTCGTCGCCATGCGGCTGTCCGGCGGCGCCACCGCGGTGTTCACCATGTCCGCCTTCACCGAGCAGACCCACCGCCAGACCAGGATCTTCGGCAGCCACGGCTGGCTGCGCGGCGACGGCGAGCGGGTCACCGTGCACGACTTCCGCGACGACACCACCCGGGTGCTCCAGGTGGACGCGAGCGGATCCAACGCCGCGGACGGCCACGGCGGCGGCGACACCGTACTCGTCGCGTCCTTCGTCACCGCGCTCGCCACCGGCGACCGCTCCCACATCCGCTCCGGCCCCGCCGATTCGCTGGGCAGCCACCTGGCGGCCTTCGCCGCCGAGCGCTCCCGGCACCACGGCACGGTCGAGACCGTGCCCGCCCGCTGA
- a CDS encoding extracellular solute-binding protein — protein MRPRTTAVLALATALAATAVAGCGSATGSGSSSKKTVSTWVYPVINDPKANEAYWDGLVKGFEKANPGVTVKVSTYPWANRDTALATALAAGKGPDVAYLIPDQLSAYQRNLIPASEWMTAADKAAYRPSALKAVSVDGKALAAPVLMSSYPLLCDRKVFDAIGETAYPSTWDQLSALAPKLKSKGYYAISYSGDTTATLNMTFYPLLWQAGGDVFSSDGTKAAFNSDAGVKALTWLKSFVDNGWTPKDLITTTPQIEQTDLAKNKVACTWQNTAAEVQPFWGKDGIVVNPPLSSGTSVAYGTVGTLAMFKGANQDLAAKWISYAAQPENSAGLQQPGGYFSPRTDAAALYPGDPLQQATEKVLDTTDVGPLNKAARDVMGVLAPQIQAALLGKSTPKKALDDAASAADQLIARKR, from the coding sequence ATGAGACCCCGTACCACCGCCGTCCTCGCCCTGGCCACCGCCCTCGCCGCCACCGCCGTGGCCGGCTGCGGGTCCGCCACGGGCTCCGGCTCCAGCTCGAAGAAGACCGTCAGCACCTGGGTCTACCCGGTGATCAACGACCCCAAGGCCAACGAGGCGTACTGGGACGGCCTGGTCAAGGGCTTCGAAAAGGCCAACCCCGGCGTCACCGTGAAGGTCTCCACCTACCCGTGGGCCAACCGCGACACCGCCCTGGCCACGGCGCTCGCCGCAGGCAAGGGCCCCGACGTGGCCTACCTGATTCCCGACCAGCTCTCCGCCTACCAGCGGAACCTGATCCCGGCGAGCGAGTGGATGACCGCCGCGGACAAGGCCGCCTACCGCCCGTCCGCCCTGAAGGCGGTCAGCGTCGACGGCAAGGCGCTCGCCGCGCCCGTGCTGATGTCCAGCTACCCGCTGCTGTGCGACCGCAAGGTCTTCGACGCCATCGGCGAGACCGCCTACCCGAGCACGTGGGACCAGCTCAGCGCGCTCGCCCCGAAGCTCAAGTCCAAGGGCTACTACGCGATCAGCTACAGCGGCGACACCACCGCCACCCTCAACATGACCTTCTACCCGCTGCTCTGGCAGGCCGGCGGCGACGTCTTCTCCTCCGACGGCACGAAGGCCGCCTTCAACAGCGACGCCGGCGTCAAGGCCCTGACCTGGCTCAAGTCCTTCGTGGACAACGGCTGGACGCCCAAGGACCTGATCACCACCACCCCGCAGATCGAGCAGACCGACCTGGCCAAGAACAAGGTCGCCTGCACCTGGCAGAACACCGCAGCCGAGGTGCAGCCGTTCTGGGGCAAGGACGGCATCGTCGTCAACCCGCCGCTGAGCAGCGGCACGTCGGTGGCGTACGGGACCGTCGGCACGCTGGCCATGTTCAAGGGCGCCAACCAGGACCTCGCCGCCAAGTGGATCTCCTACGCGGCCCAGCCGGAGAACTCGGCCGGACTGCAGCAGCCCGGCGGCTACTTCTCGCCGCGTACCGACGCGGCGGCCCTCTACCCCGGCGACCCGCTCCAGCAGGCCACCGAGAAGGTGCTCGACACCACCGACGTCGGCCCGCTCAACAAGGCCGCCCGCGACGTCATGGGCGTGCTCGCCCCGCAGATCCAGGCCGCGCTGCTCGGCAAGTCCACCCCGAAGAAGGCCCTCGACGACGCGGCCTCCGCCGCCGACCAGCTGATCGCCCGCAAGCGCTGA
- a CDS encoding mandelate racemase/muconate lactonizing enzyme family protein, whose amino-acid sequence MLTVNTSRPAGPAGRISKVETLALGTAWRDFGYVRVHTDQGLTGVGEITHPYRVAETCALTEAMGRRHLLGADPFDVEEIWLRMYQGDFLRGGDVGGIVVSGVDQALHDLMGKALGVPAYRLTGGATRDRVRVYANGWYTGEREPEVFAAKAKETVAKGYTALKFDPFGAGLHELERPELRRSLALVAAVREAVGPEVDLFIEGHARFAMATARRLVHELAPYDIGWFEEPLPWTHIERYAELRQIAPFPISGGEHFHNRYEYKQLFATDAVDIVQPDLSMAGGFTELRKIAAQADAHGMVVAPHNSNSPLCTTASVHAALGLTNFKILETFDGLLEPFVFEALRGTLPAADGHIGLPTAPGLGVELDDAVFEEHPPSHRFWNMFADGWEKRNRT is encoded by the coding sequence ATGCTCACCGTGAACACCAGCCGTCCGGCCGGCCCCGCCGGACGGATCAGCAAGGTCGAGACCCTCGCCCTGGGCACCGCCTGGCGGGACTTCGGCTACGTCCGCGTCCACACCGACCAGGGCCTGACCGGCGTCGGCGAGATCACCCACCCCTACCGGGTGGCCGAGACGTGCGCGCTGACCGAGGCGATGGGCCGCCGCCACCTGCTGGGCGCCGACCCGTTCGACGTCGAGGAGATATGGCTGCGGATGTACCAGGGCGACTTCCTGCGCGGCGGCGACGTCGGCGGCATCGTGGTCTCCGGCGTGGACCAGGCGCTGCACGACCTGATGGGCAAGGCGCTCGGCGTCCCCGCCTACCGCCTCACCGGCGGCGCCACCCGCGACCGGGTCCGGGTCTACGCCAACGGCTGGTACACCGGCGAGCGCGAACCCGAGGTCTTCGCGGCGAAGGCGAAGGAGACCGTCGCCAAGGGCTACACCGCGCTGAAGTTCGACCCGTTCGGCGCCGGCCTGCACGAGCTGGAGCGGCCGGAACTGCGCCGCTCGCTGGCGCTGGTGGCCGCGGTGCGCGAGGCGGTCGGCCCGGAGGTGGACCTCTTCATCGAGGGGCACGCCCGCTTCGCGATGGCCACCGCGCGGCGGCTGGTGCACGAACTGGCGCCGTACGACATCGGCTGGTTCGAAGAGCCGCTGCCGTGGACGCACATCGAGCGCTACGCGGAACTGCGGCAGATCGCGCCCTTCCCGATCTCCGGCGGCGAGCACTTCCACAACCGCTACGAGTACAAGCAGCTCTTCGCCACCGACGCGGTGGACATCGTGCAGCCCGACCTGTCGATGGCCGGCGGCTTCACCGAGCTGCGGAAGATCGCCGCGCAGGCCGACGCGCACGGCATGGTGGTCGCCCCGCACAACTCCAACTCGCCGCTGTGCACCACCGCCTCGGTGCACGCCGCGCTCGGCCTGACCAACTTCAAGATCCTGGAGACCTTCGACGGGCTGCTCGAGCCCTTCGTCTTCGAGGCGCTCCGCGGCACGCTCCCGGCGGCCGACGGACACATCGGGCTGCCGACCGCGCCGGGGCTGGGCGTCGAACTGGACGACGCGGTCTTCGAGGAGCACCCGCCGAGCCACCGCTTCTGGAACATGTTCGCCGACGGCTGGGAGAAGAGGAACCGCACATGA